In Leuconostoc kimchii IMSNU 11154, the DNA window TCACAGATGCTGTTTAATAACTGTCAAATAATCGTTCACCGAAATAACATTCTAATGGTACAATAATTGTTAGGGTACATGAAGGGTGACGGTTATTTATGACTAAGGGACAGAAAACTATTGGGGCATTCATTTTAATTGGTGTGATTGGGGCTGTTATCGTCTATTTACCGATGCACAAACATCAGCAAAGCAAAGTACAACAATCGGTTAGACAGTCTCAGGTGGCACGAGCAAGTGATAAGCTACCAAAAGGTGTGAGGGCATCAGATTGGCAGTTACTTTTAGTTAACAAGCAGCATATACATCAAAATGAGATCAATTTCAAAAAAGTCACGGTTGATACAAAACAATTGGATCAACGTATTGAACAACCGCTAGCTGACTTTCGTGCGGGTTCAAAACAGGCAGGTTATACAACAACGCTCGTTTCGGCTTATCGATCTGTTGCCTATCAAACACAAATTTACAACCAATCGATTGCGCAACATGAGGCAGATGGGCTCAGTCAATCAGAGGCAACTAAATTAACGCAGAGTGTGATTCAGACGCCTGGTTCTTCAGAGCATCAAACAGGACTAGCAGTTGATTTAGCAGGTAGCGATGCTGTGGCTAAATATCCTATGTTAATGGCACAGATGGATGAATTTGCTTCACAAAAATGGTTAATTCAACATGCACCAGATTATGGTTTTGTGCTACGGTATATGAATGATAAAAAGTCGGTTGCACAAACAGGTATTGATTATGAATCGTGGCATTTTCGTTACGTTGGTGTCGCAAATGCTAAGTATATGACAAAACATCATCTCACTTTAGAAGCATATGTTGATGAATTAACAAAATCCGGGAAAATTTAGAACAGAAAATCGGCAAAAATTTTGATATACTGAGTATGTATCATAATTAATAGAAATTAGGAGAATAGGTATGATTGTATTATCAGGAACCATTGGCGCTGGCAAAACAAGTTTAACCGAAATGTTGGCGGATCATTTAGAGTCAAAGGCATTTTATGAAAGTGTCGAGGATAATCCAATTTTGCCTTTGTTTTATGATAACCCTAAAAAATATGGCTTTTTATTGCAAATTTATTTTTTAAATAAGCGATTGGCACAAATAAAAGTTGCCCAATCATCTGGAAAGAATAATATTTTAGATCGGTCAATTTATGAAGATGCGCTACTATTTCAATTAACAGCAGATCTTGATCGTGCAACACAAACAGAAGTAGACATCTATAAATCACTTGTTGATAATATGATGGCGGATATCGCTGGCGTGGCAGATATTAAAAATCCTGATCTGCTCATTCATGTTCGTGTTAGCTTTGAAACCATGCTTGATCGCATTGAAAAGCGTGGTCGTTCGTTTGAACAAATTGCTGGTAATCCGGGATTGTATGATTATTATAAGGAACTAAATAAGCGTTACGATGCTTGGTTTGAAGCATATGATCGATCACCTAAGGTACAAATTGATGGCGATCAATTTGATTTTGTCATGGATGATCATGCACGCGACCAAGTTCTAAATATGATTGATGCAAAATTGTTAGAAGTTAATGCTTAACAAAAGACGATGAGTCATGACTCATCGTCTTTTGTTAAAATATACATTGGAGGTTAGATATGATTAAGTATGGTTTTATTGGTACAGGCAATATGGCACAGGCCATCATTACTGGGTTACTAAACAAGAATGTGCCAGCGAGTGATATTGGCGTTACCTCGCCACGTTCAGCTGACAAGTTAGCTGAACGATTCGGGATAGTAGCTTTGCCGGCACAAAATCTTATTGATGACAGTGATATCATTATTTTAGCTTTTTTGCCTAATCAATTAGAAAATGTGACGGCACAATTAGATTTTAAAAATAAGCTTGTTGTGTCTGTTTTGGCTGGTGTGACAGTTGCTCAATTAACGTCAGCGACACACACCACACAGGTCGTGCGTACGTTGCCGAATGTCAATGTTGCCATTAATCTTGGTGTGACAGCTTTTTCTCAGACAAAATTAACGGCGGAAAATAATCATGTTTTTCAAACATTTTCATCTTACCTGGGCGAACGTGTTGCTGTAGATGAATCACAATTTGCAGTCTTCTCGGCCATTGCTGGATCAGGGCCAGCCTATGTGTTTAAATTTATTGATGCATTAGCACAAGCAGGTGTTGAAAATGGATTAGAACCGACATTGGCGACAAAAATTGCGACACAAACTGTATTGGGATCTGCTAAAACATTATCATTAAGTAAACAAACAGCACAAGAACTACAAGACACAGTTGCATCACCTGGCGGATCAACACGTGCAGGATTAGATGATTTTAAGGCACAAAATTTTGATGAGACGATATTACATGCTATAAATGCTACCATTTCACATAAGCATTTGTGAGTCTTGGTATCTTATAATGAAATTGTAAGCTAACAGGGCGTACAGTTTCATTTTTTTATGCCCAATCACCAGAACGAAAAACAGGAACTACTGTACCATCATGTGTAACACCATCAATCATCATATCAGATGAGCCAATCATGAAATCAACGTGAACATCTGAAATATTCCAACCGCGTTTTGCTAGATCTTCTGGTTTATCAGTTTTGCCACCAGTGATATTGGAAGCATATGCTGCACCAATTGCCAAGTGATCAGAAGCATTTTCATCAAACAGTGTGTTATAAAATAAAACACCACCCTGAGCAATGGGTGAGGGATCTGGGACAAGAGAAACTTCACCAAGTGATTTTGAGCCATCGTCAGTAGCAATTAACTTTTCTAAAACATCACGGCCTTTTGTGGCTGTTGCTTTGACAATGCGGCCATTTTCAAAATCTAGCGTGATATTTTCAATTAAGTTCCCCTGATAAGATAGTGGTAAAGTTGCTGCGACATGGCCATTAATATGGCGGTTGTCTGGTGCAGTAAAGACTTCTTCAGTGGGCATGTTTGGAATAAAAATATGACCAGCTTTGTCATGCGAAAAAGCCGCTTCCCAAATATGTCCTGTCGCTAATCCAATCGTAAAATCTGATTTGTCGTTTTTGTAGTGTAATTCTTTGAAATTCTGCTCATTTAGCCAATCGGCTTTTTCTTTCAGATGTTCGATATGAGTCGTCCAGTTTTCAAGTGCGTCTGACGTTTCATCTACGCGGACATCTTTTAAAATTTCTTCCCATAAACGTTCAACTGCATCGGTGCCATCCAAATTGGGAAATACTTTTTCCGCCCATTTCTGACCAGCAGCAGCGACAACTAACCATGAAATATCATCTTTCATGGTTGCTTCTCTTACTCGACCTAGGGCTTTTTGTTTAGATTTAGTGAAAGTATCAAGCCGTATAGGATCGACGTTGGACAAACCATCAGGATCTTGCGATACAAGAGAAATGCGTGATGCGTAATTATCCATTAGTTCATTCGCCTTTGCAACTTCATAGGCGGGAATATTTTCTAAACGGTCAGCAGGTGCATACGTTAGAAAGTCTTTTGTTATCTGTTGATCAGACCATTCTAAGACAACTTCTCGTGCACCAGCTTGATAAGCTGCACGAACAATTTTACGAGCAAAGTATGCTTCATCAACGGCTGCGTACAAAATAATTGTTTGACCAGGTTGAACATTGACGCCACGTTTGATGATGAGATCAGCATATTTATCTAATTTTGTTTCTAATGACATGTTATCTATTATGTTAGATATATTTATAAATCTAACATATTCCTCCGTAAAATTTTAATGATGCATTAATTATCTCATGAAAAGTTAACGCCTTCAAGTTGTCAATCATGCAAATTATTGATTTGTGATATAAGATTAATGTAATAAGCGCGCGAATGAGCTATAAATTTTGTATAATGGATATTATGATGAATAACTCTGTAATAACACAAAAAAACAACACAAAAAAATCATTATCATTTTTGACTTGGCTTCTGATTATCGGTGGTATGATTGCTACTGGTGGGGTATGGTTCTTTGCTAAACCGGTGTTACCAGTAGCGGATACGACACCGCCCGGTTTCTCGGTACAGGGCGTGGCAATTAACCAAACGTCTGGCTATGTTGATTATCATAATTTAACATCCAACGGTATTGATTTTACTTACTTGCGTGCGACAACGGGCGCATCTTTTTCTGATGATGATTATCAATCGAATTACGATCGTGCATCCGCAGCTAAGCTAAAAGTCGGTAGTATACAGGTTTATGATTCAAGTACCAATGCCGATACACAAGCACAATATTTTATTGATAAAGTTGGCGATAAAATAGGACAGTTACCGATTGCTATTTATGTCACGCAAGATCAAGTGTCTGCGCAAGATAGTAAAGAACGTTTAGCTACCTTAATTCAGACATTGACCGCACATTATGAGAAGGCGGTTGTCATATATACTACTCCTGATGTTAAGAAGCAACTTGCATCAACCATTTCGCAAACAAAGTATTGGTTGATCAGTAGTCACGCTAATGATAAAAAGGTGACCAATCAATTTATTCAGTACAGTGAAGATCATACAATAGGAACGGGTTTGAAGGCGATAAAGATGCCAACTAGTGTCTTTAATGGCACAGAAAAAGAATTTGAGGAGATAAAATGATTAAATTCGGTGTTATTGGTACCAATTGGATTACAAAAATGTTTATTGAAGCGGCATATAAAACTGGCGAATATGAGCTTACAAAAATTTATTCTCGTACAGAGGCACGGGGTGAAGCATTTTTAAACACCTTGGCAGTTGATGATGTGGATATTGTGACAACGTTGAGTGACTTATACACAAATATCGATGTTGTTTATATTGCTTCGCCTAATGCGTTTCACTTTGAACAATCAAAAGTAGCCATTGAATCCGGTGTACATGTGATTGTTGAAAAACCAACAACAAGTAATCCAACAGAATTTAGTGAAATTGAACGCGTGTTAGCCCAACATCCTGAGGTGCGCTATTTTGAAGCTGCGCGCCATATACATCAACCTAATTTTAAGCTCATTCAACAAACAATGGGTGAATTGACACAATTACAGGGTGCAACGCTTGTTTATCAAAAATATTCTTCACGTTATGATGCCTATTTGGCAGGTGAAGAGCCTAATGTATTGACACGTACCTATAGTGGTGGCGCGTTATATGATCTTGGTGTTTATCCAATCTATGCTGCTATTGCGCTGTTTGGCGCACCACGTGCTGTACAGTATTTACCAACGTTACTGACTAATGGTGCGGATGGCAAAGGTACGGCCAACCTGTTTTATGATGACTTTAATGTTACGGTATTATTTGGTAAAAGTGCTAACTCTTATCTACCAAGTGAAATTTATGGACTAAAAGAAACCCTCTCAATATCAAACATTGCTGAATTAGAGACAGTAACTTATTATGATGGTGATGGGCAACAGGATAACATTGGTCAAGTCATTGATGATAACCCAATGATTCACGAAGCACAAGATTTTGCGGATGTGATTAATGATCCTGTAGGTAATCATGTGCGTTATAGTCAATGGTTTCAGCTTGCTAAACAAGTCAACCAAACCTTGTTTGACCTACGTTCGTCGGCAAATATTGTATTTCCGGCTGATCAGAAAGAATATTAATTAATGACAATCAAACAAGAATTACAAGACAAGTTTAAAACAGACTTTGAAAAGCCAACACCCATACAAGATGCTGTATGGGAAAGATTTTCAGATGGTGAGAGTGTATTTGGTCTAGCACCAACTGGCACAGGAAAAACACTGGCATTTATCTTACCTTTATTGTCGCGTATTGATACGCATGCCAAGCGAACACAAGTGTTGATTTTAGCACCGAGTCAAGAGTTAGCGATGCAAACAACAGCTGTCGCGCGCGAATGGGGCGCACAGGTTGGCGTGTCAGTGGCGAGCTTAATTGGTGGCGCTAATGGTCGACGTCAGGCAGATAAATTAAAAAAAGAAAAGCCACACATCGTCATTGGTACGCTTGGTCGTGTATTAACAATGTCTGAAGGCGGTGTATTAAAATTAAATACCCTCCAAACAGTTGTTTTTGATGAAGCAGACGAGATGCTGACAGATGAACGCCATGATAGTTTGCAAGCACTTGCTGACCAACTCCCAACAAGTGTACAACTTGGCTTATTTTCTGCTACATCAGGTGTTGATTTGAAATATGTTTTTGATACGTTTCATCAAGAAGTACGACCAATTTCAGTAGGGACAGATGCGCCTGCAGCAATTAAGCATGAATTCCAATATGTTGATCAAAAAGCTAAATCAAATATACTGATTCAATTAGCGCGACATAACCAGCAAGCCTTAGTTTTTTTCAATACAATTAGTGCTTTGGTGAGTATGCAAGCGACCTTACAACATGCACATGTGAGTGTCATGAGTATTGGTAGTAATGATAAGCGTCAAGTTCAGCGTGCTGATGCGTTACGTCTTTTTAAAAAAGGTGAGGTTGCGCTGTTATTAGTAACCGATGTTGCTGCCCGTGGGCTAGATATCGAGGACTTGCCATTAGTTATTAATGCACAAATACCACAAAGTAAAAAAACTTATGTCCATCGTACGGGTCGTACAGGCCGTATGGGTAAAGCTGGTCAGGTGTTAAATCTTGGCAATGATCATGATATTAGAAATCTGAAGCGGGAATTAGGGGATGATTTTGAATTAGTTAAGGCAGTTAATCTGCATGATGAAAAGCCAAAACAGGCTCGTAGTGTGACGAAAGATTTGAAATATACGCTTGATGACCAGGTTACTGCTGAGAGTACAGTTAACAAGACGATTGCTAAACAACATCAACATGTTTCAAACCAAAAATCAACGATAGTTGAATCGAAGCGTTTGTCGTCTGTTATTGATAAACCTAAAAAGAAGAAACGCTTGAAAGCATCAAAAGATAAAGGAAAGCCGAAATGGGCAAATAAACGTGAAGAATAAATGCTTTAGTCATTTCCAGTAAAGCAGAAAAGGTTTGACTTTTGCTTGTGAGAGAACTATAATCAATTCAAAATAGTTTGATAGGAAATACACAAATATGCGTAATATGTACCAAGACAATATTAATGATAATACTATTTCTGCCCGACTTCTCATGAAAGACTAAGTGGGCATTTTTGCAACTGCCTACTGTTCTTACTTGTAGACGTAGACAGTTGGGTATATTTAATGGCAGCACCCTAACTGATATTTAAGTTAGGGTGCTTTTTTGTAGGTTAACAAGGAGTCGTGGTAAATATGATAAATATTGAAAAATTTATTGATGCTAGAAAGCAATTAAAATTATCACAAGCTACCTTATCTGATGGTATTTGTACACAAGCAACGTTATCAAAATTTGAAAATCATCAACAAATACCTGCTTTTGATATCATGATGGCGTTATGTGAGCGTTTAGATATTACTTTAAATGATATTTTTCCGATAAAAGTGAGTAAACGGCAAAACGAGACAGTATTGTGTCATGCGATGACGTCACTTGGTTATCAAAATCTGACGAATTTTGATAAATACATGTATAATTTGGATGGACGGCTTTTAGGTATATTCGAGGTCGGAAAGTATCAAATCATGCAATATTTTGCAACTGTAATTTGGCGAAAAGACGATGGGCAAGCAAAACAATTAATCAAACAAATTGACATTGTGAGTTTATCATCAGCGCAGCAATATGCATTTTACGCCATTACCTTACACTATTATTATCACTCGGGTAGATTAGATGCGGCACGAAAAATATTTGAGGATCTCAAAAAATACAAACAGCTGATTTTTTTGGATCAGTATTCAATATTTCATGCGATCACAATGTATTTATTGTCACAATATCAGCTGTTAGTTAAAAATTATAAGTGTGCGATGACGTTTGCTACTGAAGCAATTGAACAAACTACCAAAAATAATAGTACCTATTTTTTGGATAATTTATTTTGGTTAATGATTGAAGTTAGTGATACATGGGAAAGTCAGTCGTTTGTGGTCAATGAAATGATTAAAAGCGCGCGTGTGATTGCTAAAATGCACGGTAATGAAGAACTCTTAAATAAAATCGAACAACGAAAAAGGGAAAATGGCAATGACAACATTAAAAATAGTTGATTTACACGTTTCAGTTGCAGAAAAAGAAATTTTAAAGGGTGTTAACTTAACCGTTAACACAGGGGAAATTCATGCGATTATGGGACCAAATGGCACAGGAAAATCGACTTTATCACAAACAATTATGGGACATCCTGCATATCAAGTGACGTCAGGTCATATTTATATAGACGATCAAAACTTGTCAGAAATGACAGTTGATCAGCGTGCACGTGCTGGGTTATTTTTAGCCATGCAATATCCGTCAGAAATTCAAGGTGTGACTAATGCTGAATTTATGCGTGCTGCGATTAATGCACGACGTGCTGACGATGATCAAATTAATATTATGACCTTTATTCAACAACTAGATGAGAAACGTGAATTTTTATCAATGACAGAAGAAATGGCAGAACGTTATTTAAATGAAGGCTTTTCTGGTGGCGAAAAAAA includes these proteins:
- a CDS encoding M15 family metallopeptidase, yielding MTKGQKTIGAFILIGVIGAVIVYLPMHKHQQSKVQQSVRQSQVARASDKLPKGVRASDWQLLLVNKQHIHQNEINFKKVTVDTKQLDQRIEQPLADFRAGSKQAGYTTTLVSAYRSVAYQTQIYNQSIAQHEADGLSQSEATKLTQSVIQTPGSSEHQTGLAVDLAGSDAVAKYPMLMAQMDEFASQKWLIQHAPDYGFVLRYMNDKKSVAQTGIDYESWHFRYVGVANAKYMTKHHLTLEAYVDELTKSGKI
- a CDS encoding deoxynucleoside kinase, with product MIVLSGTIGAGKTSLTEMLADHLESKAFYESVEDNPILPLFYDNPKKYGFLLQIYFLNKRLAQIKVAQSSGKNNILDRSIYEDALLFQLTADLDRATQTEVDIYKSLVDNMMADIAGVADIKNPDLLIHVRVSFETMLDRIEKRGRSFEQIAGNPGLYDYYKELNKRYDAWFEAYDRSPKVQIDGDQFDFVMDDHARDQVLNMIDAKLLEVNA
- the proC gene encoding pyrroline-5-carboxylate reductase; the protein is MIKYGFIGTGNMAQAIITGLLNKNVPASDIGVTSPRSADKLAERFGIVALPAQNLIDDSDIIILAFLPNQLENVTAQLDFKNKLVVSVLAGVTVAQLTSATHTTQVVRTLPNVNVAINLGVTAFSQTKLTAENNHVFQTFSSYLGERVAVDESQFAVFSAIAGSGPAYVFKFIDALAQAGVENGLEPTLATKIATQTVLGSAKTLSLSKQTAQELQDTVASPGGSTRAGLDDFKAQNFDETILHAINATISHKHL
- a CDS encoding aminopeptidase, whose product is MSLETKLDKYADLIIKRGVNVQPGQTIILYAAVDEAYFARKIVRAAYQAGAREVVLEWSDQQITKDFLTYAPADRLENIPAYEVAKANELMDNYASRISLVSQDPDGLSNVDPIRLDTFTKSKQKALGRVREATMKDDISWLVVAAAGQKWAEKVFPNLDGTDAVERLWEEILKDVRVDETSDALENWTTHIEHLKEKADWLNEQNFKELHYKNDKSDFTIGLATGHIWEAAFSHDKAGHIFIPNMPTEEVFTAPDNRHINGHVAATLPLSYQGNLIENITLDFENGRIVKATATKGRDVLEKLIATDDGSKSLGEVSLVPDPSPIAQGGVLFYNTLFDENASDHLAIGAAYASNITGGKTDKPEDLAKRGWNISDVHVDFMIGSSDMMIDGVTHDGTVVPVFRSGDWA
- a CDS encoding GH25 family lysozyme, whose product is MMNNSVITQKNNTKKSLSFLTWLLIIGGMIATGGVWFFAKPVLPVADTTPPGFSVQGVAINQTSGYVDYHNLTSNGIDFTYLRATTGASFSDDDYQSNYDRASAAKLKVGSIQVYDSSTNADTQAQYFIDKVGDKIGQLPIAIYVTQDQVSAQDSKERLATLIQTLTAHYEKAVVIYTTPDVKKQLASTISQTKYWLISSHANDKKVTNQFIQYSEDHTIGTGLKAIKMPTSVFNGTEKEFEEIK
- a CDS encoding Gfo/Idh/MocA family protein, whose product is MIKFGVIGTNWITKMFIEAAYKTGEYELTKIYSRTEARGEAFLNTLAVDDVDIVTTLSDLYTNIDVVYIASPNAFHFEQSKVAIESGVHVIVEKPTTSNPTEFSEIERVLAQHPEVRYFEAARHIHQPNFKLIQQTMGELTQLQGATLVYQKYSSRYDAYLAGEEPNVLTRTYSGGALYDLGVYPIYAAIALFGAPRAVQYLPTLLTNGADGKGTANLFYDDFNVTVLFGKSANSYLPSEIYGLKETLSISNIAELETVTYYDGDGQQDNIGQVIDDNPMIHEAQDFADVINDPVGNHVRYSQWFQLAKQVNQTLFDLRSSANIVFPADQKEY
- a CDS encoding DEAD/DEAH box helicase, which codes for MTIKQELQDKFKTDFEKPTPIQDAVWERFSDGESVFGLAPTGTGKTLAFILPLLSRIDTHAKRTQVLILAPSQELAMQTTAVAREWGAQVGVSVASLIGGANGRRQADKLKKEKPHIVIGTLGRVLTMSEGGVLKLNTLQTVVFDEADEMLTDERHDSLQALADQLPTSVQLGLFSATSGVDLKYVFDTFHQEVRPISVGTDAPAAIKHEFQYVDQKAKSNILIQLARHNQQALVFFNTISALVSMQATLQHAHVSVMSIGSNDKRQVQRADALRLFKKGEVALLLVTDVAARGLDIEDLPLVINAQIPQSKKTYVHRTGRTGRMGKAGQVLNLGNDHDIRNLKRELGDDFELVKAVNLHDEKPKQARSVTKDLKYTLDDQVTAESTVNKTIAKQHQHVSNQKSTIVESKRLSSVIDKPKKKKRLKASKDKGKPKWANKREE
- a CDS encoding helix-turn-helix domain-containing protein, with amino-acid sequence MINIEKFIDARKQLKLSQATLSDGICTQATLSKFENHQQIPAFDIMMALCERLDITLNDIFPIKVSKRQNETVLCHAMTSLGYQNLTNFDKYMYNLDGRLLGIFEVGKYQIMQYFATVIWRKDDGQAKQLIKQIDIVSLSSAQQYAFYAITLHYYYHSGRLDAARKIFEDLKKYKQLIFLDQYSIFHAITMYLLSQYQLLVKNYKCAMTFATEAIEQTTKNNSTYFLDNLFWLMIEVSDTWESQSFVVNEMIKSARVIAKMHGNEELLNKIEQRKRENGNDNIKNS
- the sufC gene encoding Fe-S cluster assembly ATPase SufC; this translates as MTTLKIVDLHVSVAEKEILKGVNLTVNTGEIHAIMGPNGTGKSTLSQTIMGHPAYQVTSGHIYIDDQNLSEMTVDQRARAGLFLAMQYPSEIQGVTNAEFMRAAINARRADDDQINIMTFIQQLDEKREFLSMTEEMAERYLNEGFSGGEKKRNEILQMMMIAPKIAILDEIDSGLDIDALKVVSRGVNHMRSNDFGALMITHYQRLLDYIIPDFVHVMMGGKIVKTGGAELAKKLEAEGYKGLRDELGLDITLTDEDADSGVLGK